In Plasmodium gaboni strain SY75 chromosome 11, whole genome shotgun sequence, the following proteins share a genomic window:
- a CDS encoding oxysterol-binding protein-related protein 2, with protein MIGGKYLNIKIFGDKRNSLNSNKTCDNTLNNNVNYIKRKKHNEKKKNDKNYDDKNYDDKNYDDKNYDEEYIKKRKAKQGELLNNIDKNKIYRDKKIIHEGWLNKWTNIIGSYRPRYFILENGLLRYSLDKYSPTKESFVLTHCKIKVCPDDQLHFEIDSSEQGVLYLKANSPDDKHKWYISFKKAQLIYIHGNNHKTKKPHYNISDAVEGFNMSSNSLFLKNIIKNSTECIKREDQHLNHPIDIKNHTKNVLSNNNKEIIENKNLDCLVNKNQEYIKDMEHNNIIKNIIYERNNTDMPYDIKDIHMPINKNYKSLSYCDNNNMSSYNEKNKNSSNINFKSNEYIFYKDDNIDKLSSSSSFDTPEFIEKMNSYNKKYNLEEVFISSTDFEDKTPTLCLMKNIISLKEMTRDVLKSSEYYQTKSILNNKIKNNNNNIKNNNIKNNNNNNDGDNNNLQINSDELLSLLSQLCSSIQYAHIIIEKYIQCTEFLLKEESIHSKCMNQSLKLLAKQNYYLEKSHEINNLTHLEEEIKDKLKQFQLYHQCAVESEEEEEDKDIYPSKQQQQEDLFFDCDEFLYDKNISSNDVFEGESKNSISLYSSEGDKNEISHKIKNMKILNKKPDQNITNNNDNMLTTHSSNNTDEHINDHIDEHVNDHIDEHVNDHIDEHVNDHIDEHFYNYINSDKENENIFSYQISDQKNLNIKNKSTCNDDNITTIEEEYTTDVCLKNKLNNKHSNETKRNTVSTEDDIAMGDVRESIIICDDNKKDHFVCDDNVEDKDIIRNQNENKNKNNNNNDNNDKNDIYIKDRNRNKTKHEDNNKNDNTSSDHHTCNNDTSDNNLKSVTFSLIPMCNSQNVKALNFKDIEIYTDKNIKRRKKLPSPRTEIKISMWSLLKDCIGKDLSRIGMPIYLNEPSSFLQRLAEDFQYIYLLKYASNEKESTSRLAFITAFTISPYASVIGRTYKPFNPLLGETYELTHRKFRFISEQVVHHPPITAYHCHNEYMENFASIITNVHILGKSVEVTMPGFSHLILKYKKTDMSNNNINDNKMKEEKAESHFINSKNFGEQKKHMNDTDLNKHGMSNEMDLKSDGLKENENELLNDDMQREEKRNNCMSALSEELYNKCKENPKNINQNNNNNNNNKMNVDNKNNHSCDDILYEKEHYTYERANMIIHNVIFGNLWVELHGNILIRNHNNGDFSIVKYIRKGWFEKDIHNVRGVVCDRYKNIIFFIYGKWSQEIFIAYVKDMKTLQYDNYFFNSDGSENTYHYNKNTLNDFINNIDWQLYENNIDNLNSICVWKAHKKPHNADQYYGFNYMTLELNEITKEYDKNKGAAIACTDSRFRPDQRNYENGNIDIAINEKLRLENKQRQNAKKYNNINKYQPKWFYKHKDPIFNDRDIYLFNNKYWRTKEKNQFSDTPDIF; from the coding sequence atgataGGGGGTAAgtatttaaatataaaaatttttgGAGACAAACGTAATTCATTAAATAGTAATAAAACTTGTGATAAtacattaaataataatgtaaattatataaaaagaaaaaaacataatgaaaaaaaaaaaaatgataaaaattatgatgataaaaattatgatgataaaaattatgatgataaaaattatgatgaagaatatataaaaaaaaggaaagCCAAACAAGgagaattattaaataatatagacaaaaataaaatatatagagATAAAAAGATTATACATGAAGGATGGTTAAATAAATGGACAAATATTATTGGAAGTTATAGACCtagatattttattttagaAAATGGGTTATTAAGATATTCTCTTGATAAATATTCTCCTACTAAAGAATCTTTTGTATTAACACATTGTAAGATTAAAGTATGCCCAGATGATCAATTACATTTTGAAATAGATTCAAGTGAACAAGGagtattatatttaaaagcTAACTCACCAGATGATAAACATAAATGGTATATCTCTTTTAAAAAAGCCCAActaatttatatacatgGTAATAATCATAAAACCAAAAAACCACATTATAACATATCAGATGCCGTGGAAGGATTTAATATGTCAAgtaattctttatttttaaaaaatattattaaaaattcCACAGAATGTATTAAAAGGGAAGATCAACATTTGAATCATCCTATAGATATTAAAAATCACAcaaaaaatgtattatcaaataataacaaagaaataatagaaaataaaaacttAGATTGTCTtgttaataaaaatcaagaatatataaaagacATGGAACataacaatattataaaaaatatcatatatgAAAGAAATAATACAGATATGCcatatgatataaaagatatacatatgccaattaataaaaattataaaagtCTTTCTTAttgtgataataataatatgtcATCATATAAtgagaaaaataaaaattcgtcaaatattaattttaaatcaaatgaatatattttttataaagatgataatattgACAAATTATCATCTTCATCTAGTTTTGATACACCTGAATTTATTGAAAAAATGAATagttataataaaaaatataatttagAAGAAGTATTTATTAGCTCAACAGATTTTGAAGATAAAACACCAACGTTATGTTTaatgaagaatataatatctCTTAAAGAAATGACAAGAGATGTTTTAAAGAGTTCAGAATATTATCAAACCAAATctatattaaataataaaataaaaaataataataataatataaaaaataataatataaaaaataataataataataatgatggtgataataataatttacaaataaataGTGATGAATTACTTTCCTTATTATCACAACTATGCTCATCTATACAATATGctcatattattatagagaaatatattcaatgcacagaatttttattaaaagaagaatCTATACATTCTAAGTGTATGAATCAATCTTTGAAACTTCTCGCcaaacaaaattattatcttgAAAAATCCCACGAAATTAATAATCTTACACACTTAGAGgaagaaataaaagataaattaAAACAGTTTCAACTGTATCATCAATGTGCTGTTGAAAGTGAAGAGGAAGAAGAAGATAAAGACATCTATCCTTCAAAACAACAACAGCAAGAggatttattttttgattgTGATGAATTTCtttatgataaaaatatttcatcAAATGATGTGTTTGAAGGTGAATCCAAAAACTCTATCAGCTTATATAGTAGTGAGGGagataaaaatgaaatctcacataaaataaaaaatatgaaaattttaaataaaaaaccAGATCAAAATATTACTAATAACAATGATAATATGTTAACAACACatagtagtaataataCAGATGAGCATATTAATGATCATATAGATGAACATGTTAATGATCATATAGATGAACATGTTAATGATCATATAGATGAACATGTTAATGATCATATAGATgaacatttttataattatattaatagtGATAAGGAAAATGAAAACATATTCTCCTATCAAATATCAGatcaaaaaaatttaaatataaaaaataaatctacttgtaatgatgataatataacTACTATTGAAGAGGAATATACAACAGATGTTTGTTTGAAAAACAAActtaataataaacattctaatgaaacaaaaagaaatacTGTAAGCACAGAGGATGATATTGCTATGGGCGATGTGAGGGAGAGTATAATAATTtgtgatgataataaaaaggatCATTTTGTGTGTGATGATAATGTGGAAGATAAGGATATAATAAGGAatcaaaatgaaaataaaaataaaaataacaataataatgataataatgataagaatgatatttatataaaggATAGGAATAGGAATAAAACAAAAcatgaagataataataaaaatgataacaCCAGTTCAGATCATCATACATGTAATAACGACACATCAGATAATAATCTTAAAAGTGTTACCTTTTCACTTATTCCTATGTGCAATTCTCAAAATGTAAAGGCATTAAACTTTAAAgatatagaaatatatacagataaaaatattaagagaagaaaaaaattaccTAGTCCAAGAActgaaataaaaattagTATGTGGTCTCTTTTAAAAGATTGTATAGGAAAAGATTTATCACGTATTGGTATGCCTATATATTTAAACGAGCCTTCATCATTTCTTCAAAGATTAGCTGAAgattttcaatatatatatttattaaaatatgcATCGAATGAAAAAGAAAGCACAAGTAGATTAGCATTTATCACAGCATTTACTATATCACCATATGCATCAGTCATTGGTCGAACATATAAACCATTTAATCCTTTACTAGGAGAAACATATGAATTGACACATAGAAAATTCCGTTTTATATCAGAGCAAGTGGTTCATCACCCACCTATAACAGCATATCATTGTCATAATGAATATATGGAAAATTTTGCAAGTATTATTACTAATGTTCATATATTAGGTAAATCAGTTGAAGTCACCATGCCTGGATTTAGTCATCTAATtcttaaatataaaaagacAGATATgtcaaataataatataaatgataataagATGAAGGAAGAAAAAGCAGAATcacattttattaatagTAAGAATTTTGGTGAACAAAAGAAACATATGAATGATACAGATTTGAATAAGCATGGAATGTCTAATGAGATGGATTTAAAAAGTGATGGATTgaaagaaaatgaaaatgaattattaaatgatgatatGCAAAGGGAGgagaaaagaaataattgTATGTCCGCTTTAAGtgaagaattatataataagtGTAAGGAAAACCCCAAGAACataaatcaaaataataataataataataataataaaatgaatgttgataataagaataatcATAGTTGTGATGATATTTTGTATGAGAAAGAACATTATACATATGAAAGAGCAAACATGATTATTCACAATGTAATATTTGGAAATCTGTGGGTTGAATTACATggtaatatattaatacgTAATCATAATAATGGAGATTTTTCAATAgtcaaatatataagaaaagGATGGTTTGAAAAAGATATTCATAATGTTAGAGGTGTTGTATGTGatagatataaaaatataattttttttatttatggCAAATGGTCAcaagaaatatttattgCATATGTAAAAGATATGAAAACTTTAcaatatgataattatttttttaatagtGATGGTAGTGAAAATActtatcattataataaaaatacattaaatgattttattaataatatcgATTGGcaattatatgaaaataatatagataatttaaattCGATATGTGTATGGAAAGCACATAAAAAACCTCACAATGCAGATCAATATTATGGTTTTAACTATATGACTCTTgaattaaatgaaataacaaaagaatatgataaaaataaaggaGCAGCTATTGCATGTACAGATAGTAGATTCAGACCTGATCAAAGAAATTATGAAAATGGTAATATAGATATAGCTATCAATGAAAAACTAAGATTAGAAAATAAACAAAGACAAAATgcaaaaaaatataataatataaataaatatcaaCCCAAATGGTTCTATAAACATAAAGATCCTATATTTAATGATAGAGATATCTATTtgtttaataataaatattgGAGAACCAAAGAAAAAAACCAATTTTCCGATACACCagatatattttga
- a CDS encoding hypothetical protein (conserved Plasmodium protein, unknown function), producing the protein MMNIVTYMYYMVYITTMLFIFKDKFIIMKRNMKERNFFTRSFYNNKLSIIFYEDDYDFFRLLFLNFLIKIQYLNKHVDLGDVKESFEKIMLSMNINGENKMYMKLYEEIKKIGEDKIYKELYEDNNINNEIEKRVRNNKNRITLLSLLPFDYELKTLNFKESYKKIQLLFDILYVSIIISYHTLFNSKERKDMLILMYENTINQWMSLNYLRKIMKYELSLNNDGILMYISLDKIKERTKGKDINIKLKNKKDEVRQLHKGIQIISDDKKIISDDKKIISDDIIKNIENRFRNIIHEHIQYLYPNIIGKENISFLLNKMMNIYIPAVRIIGYATFNKDKLYTIDENKKINNQFTEEYFNMNKDKVIIQMMIGNNIEGNMESRGQNVDNENKTEYYNNISDVSNNYNKSKYKDNFINQNNNTHGIEDFHFTIEYIYNIFMNHIFYNDDSFIDNYKYNSLITSKYIFGDKQENKTREEKKYEDLSLHIFLRIKKKLKFTYSYLQKYFLKNFVYISSLYDIHFYGGCLKYQDGDMIKIVGQFGEGIDIKLINNVLIKMNIREIIIHIKLSTKKRKNNQQIKSYTYITIKQIKTEINNSNIFHVIYTLVDSIKLLPRNINCKTCRNFKYHYIILLIIAIIPSLIIFFIFYIIYYWRHNNCINSKKKKKKIKCTNNISQTYPSFFHFKTHSNRYIKLSEKKKKIIKKNIKNNKKVKYNKKIKNHKRIIK; encoded by the coding sequence ATGATGAATATAGTCACTTATATGTACTACATGGTGTATATAACCACTATgttgtttatttttaaagatAAGTTTATCATCATGAAGAGGAATATGAAGGAGAGAAATTTTTTCACAAGAAGTTTTTACAACAATAAATTATccataatattttatgaagatgattatgatttttttcgtttattatttttaaattttcttataaaaatacaatatttaaataagCATGTAGATTTAGGAGATGTAAAAGAATCTTTTGAAAAGATAATGCTTAGTATGAACATAAATGGTGAgaataaaatgtatatgaaattatatgaagaaataaaaaaaatcggagaagataaaatatataaagaattatatgaagataataatataaataatgagATTGAAAAGAGGGTAAGAAACAATAAGAACAGAATAACTTTATTATCTCTTCTTCCATTTGATTATGAATTAAAAACattaaattttaaagaGAGTTATAAAAAGATACAATTATTGTTCgatattttatatgtatctataataataagttaccatacattatttaatagtaaagaaagaaaagatatgttaatattaatgtatGAGAATACGATAAACCAGTGGATGAgtttaaattatttaagaaagataatgaaatatgaattatctttaaataatgatggtatattaatgtatatatCTTTAGATAAGATAAAGGAAAGAACAAAAGgaaaagatataaatataaaattgaaGAATAAAAAGGATGAGGTAAGACAACTACACAAAGGTATACAAATTATTAGTGAtgacaaaaaaattattagtgatgataaaaaaattattagtgatgatataataaaaaatatagaaaatagATTTAGAAATATCATACATGAGCatatacaatatttatatccaaatattataggtaaagaaaatatatcttttttgttgaacaaaatgatgaatatatatattccaGCAGTACGTATAATAGGATATGCTACAtttaataaagataaattatataccatagatgaaaataaaaagataaataatCAGTTTACAgaagaatattttaatatgaaCAAGGACAAAGTTATCATTCAGATGATGATAggtaataatattgaagGAAATATGGAGAGTAGAGGACAAAATGTtgataatgaaaataaaacagaatattataataacataaGTGATGTAAGTAATAATTACAATAAGTCcaaatataaagataacTTTATAAACCAAAATAATAACACACATGGTATAGAAGATTTTCATTTTActattgaatatatatacaacatttttatgaatcatatattttataatgatGATTCTTTTATTGATAACTACAAATATAACTCCTTGATTAcatcaaaatatatatttggTGATAAGCAAGAGAACAAAACAAGagaagaaaagaaatatgAAGATTTATctttacatatatttttaagaataaagaagaaattgAAATTTACTTATAGttatttacaaaaatattttttaaaaaattttgtatatattagTTCATTATATGATATCCATTTTTATGGTGGATGTTTAAAATATCAAGATGGTGATATGATAAAAATCGTTGGACAATTTGGAGAGGGTATAgatattaaattaataaataatgtattaattaaaatgaatatacgtgaaataattatacatattaaattgtcaacaaaaaaaagaaaaaataatcaacaaattaaatcatatacatatataaccattaaacaaataaaaacagaaataaataattcaaatatatttcatgttatatatacattagTTGATAGTATTAAATTATTACCAAGAAATATAAACTGTAAAACATGTagaaattttaaatatcattatattattcttcTCATTATAGCAATTATACCTTcattaattattttttttattttttatattatatattattggAGACATAACAATTGTATTAactcaaaaaaaaaaaaaaaaaaaattaaatgtaCAAATAATATCTCACAAACGTATCCATCTTTCTTTCATTTCAAAACACATTCTAATCGTTACATCAAGTTatcagaaaaaaaaaaaaaaataataaaaaaaaatattaaaaataataaaaaggtaaaatataataaaaaaataaaaaatcataaaagaataataaaataa